The Megalobrama amblycephala isolate DHTTF-2021 linkage group LG1, ASM1881202v1, whole genome shotgun sequence genome segment GCCCAAATGATGTCACAATTTTAAGAAATTATCTGTTTTAAAAGGAGGAAAATACAAAAGTCAGATGTAACAGGGTTGAGGAGttaagtaatgttaataaaaattgttcatttaaaaatagtTAAAGTAGTACTcacaataattatttataagaaCACAACACAGCTATTAATATCTGAATTACTAAAATGTCATTGtaaatataataacattatagCACTGCAGGTTGCATCTTTATAAGTACATTCATGGAAACATACGACTGAGTAATTAATACTTATAAATCAGTGTTTAATAAATTATGAGCACAAGAATTGAAAAAGCAAATGCATGACTTATaagtaacaataaaataatataaatgtaactaTAACTGTtcttataatgcattataggTCATAATGAGTctttataaatatgtttataaattAATTCACTATACAGATGATCTTCAGAGAAAGTGTTACCAACAGATTTggtaaaaacaaatatcaatCTAAAAGTTGATGTCAAaatatgacagaaatatatttaatacttCTCACTACAGAAACATGAGATTTGtctgtaatgttttaaatataataactgGAAGATCAATGTACCTCATTCATGTAAAGTTTCAGGGAcgtataattaatttataaaaaggcattaaagttattattatattttatatcagtTTTCCACTTTGTTACCTGAGAGTTCACTTTTATGCCTTTTCACTTTAAAttctttgtttttgaatttgtttttgaaaaaatgaaGTTTATTCTTTGATTTCAGACCTGATGGAAGAGAgcgaggagagtgaagaactgagtgaagtggaggaggaacattatgacaaacctggagaaaaacctttgagtcgctcaaagacgaaaaagacatttataaaggaaagaagagcaaagaaattgacaacctgcactcagtgtggaaagagttttacatCTAAACATAGTCTTgagattcacatgagagttcatacaggagaaagaccgttcacatgtgatcagtgtgggatgAGTTTCTCAACCAAAGGTAATCTTGaggttcacatgagagttcatactggagcgAAGCCGTTCActtgtgatcaatgtgggaagagcttcacgAACAAACGTAATCTTGAGCTTCACATGAAaatccacaccggagagaagccgttcacatgtgatcagtgtggaaagagtttcatatACAAAGAAAGTCTTAAGATTCACATTAGAGTTCACACCGGAGAGAGACCGTTCATATGTACTGAATGTGACAAAAGATTTCTTCAGGCATCAGACCTAAAGAAACACTTGACAGTTCATAggaaggagaagccacattcatgttctgtgtgtggaaagagtttttcacggTGGTCATATTTACATGCACATCAGAAAATTCATACTAGTGTGAAAGAGttcatgtgctttgagtgtgggaagagttttatTTATGAAACCAGTTTAAAacagcaccagagaattcacactgaagaacaaccttacaagtgttcacactgtgacaagagattcagtcagtcatcaactctgaaaacacatgagaggatccacagtgGAGAGAAGctgcacacgtgtgatcagtgcggaaagagtttctcttgtaaaagtcacctgaagcgacacatgaagatccatgaaGTGGAGAAACCACGTCACTACAGTCTGAGATCACGGTGAGTAGTTCATCTGTATGAGCTGAGCAACAAACATTTCTGCCGATAATGGAGTTTCCAGTGACCCTTTTCTCATCCTGTTGCTGTTTTTCCAGCAGCATCAGCTTGATCTGATCTTTCCTCTCAGGAACCTGATGAATTTGAATCTTCAGCTGGAGACTCTCCTGAAACTACAACAGAACGATCAAATCACTGTTAAAACACTCTGTATGGATTCTTCCCTTAAGATCAGTGTGACAAACAAAATGCTTACACTTAACAAACTGCCATATGTTTCTATTGTTATTGTAATTTACAAcataaacaacaataaaacaacctTGACAATATTGACTTTGCTGTCACTCCTCTTAATTTGTTCTGTTGGATGAACAGTTTAGGACCCTcgaccagatatgttgaatgaAAGACCAGGAGGTAGAAGTGCAATTAATTGAATAATTgactgaagaatagtttgcagtttaaTCATTTCTTTAATctttttaaacacaaaagagcaactgagtctaatgtgctggaaaagacagaggcaatagtttctgtcagggttctgtcacttcggtctagtttatttcttggttttgtgacagagctctgacactcccGTTCTTGTCGTGTTTTTGTGTGAGCGTACAGTCTCGAGTGTTCTCGGGGCTGTGCGCTCTCTTGTCTGCGTGCCTTGTTTCATGTTGGGAGCGTGGCGTTCGGATCCCGGCACTCGTGTCTAGTTTGGTTTCGGTTTCGTGTCGGGATTCGGACACTCGCACTCCCAGTCCTGTCTTTATTGTGAGCGCACGGTTCGTGTGTACTTTCACTTGCCGTGCGCTCTTGTCTCGTGTTTTGTGTAGCACGCGGTTATTCCACCTGCcgcgtgctttcatgttgtgtttttgtcttgtgttgtgTAGCACGCAGTCTGTGTTTCATGGGCTGCGTGCTctcatgttgtcttgttttgtgtgaacacgtGGCTTATGAGTTTTCATAGTCACGTGTTCATGTCTCGTCTTGtgtaagcacatggcttgtgatttgtcttccttggccatgtgcttgtgttttttgttttgtttggtgtgagcacatggcttgtcatgtgtttctttgtaccatgtgctctcatgtctattGTCTTGACCCCACCCACCTTGTTACCTGattattggttgatttgccccacctgtcctccctcattacctgccttgtttgctctcctatttattctccttgtgtttgcagtcctgtgctggTTCGTTGTCGTTTATTCCCTGGTGTTTCCATGAgtcaagccaagccaagccaagccaagccaagtcaagtcaagtcaagtcaagtcaagtcgaGTCCTGTTTGTCAAGTCTGTTTTTCCCCCACGGGGTAGTTTttcttgtcttgttttgttttatttttattattaataaagccCTTCCTTCCCTGCATTTGAGTCCTCGCTCCTTCCCTAAACCTGACAAGTTTCTGTTTCAAGGTCTTCTAAGCTATCTGGTATGCTGAggagatgaaactgatcagtAAGATTAATTATAAACCAAACTTTAGTGAAAGAAGTGATAGTTCTAGTACATTTGTAGCCGGGAGTCAGCTTTGCAGCATTGCCTAAATGTATAcatgagactagataatgatcagCATCAATattgattccatgtgacaatattagatctaaagtatgattaagataatgagtgggtcctgacacaaTGTTGTTTACccccaatagagtttaaaatatCTCTAAATTCCAATCCCAGTGTGTCTTTTTCCTTATTTatatggatattaaaatcaccaataaggactttatccgcagccagtactaactctgatagaaaaacagcaaattctttgataaagtctgtatggtgccctggtgaaGTCTGTATACAGAAGCCAGCACAAATATTAAACGGGATTCATCACATACACTAGATAAcattacataaagcaccatcacttcaaaagaATTCTATTTGAAACCAGACCGCTGAGTAATACTGAAGATATTGCTATAAATTACATCAACATCTTCCCCTTTGCCTTTCAGACGAGGCTCGTGTTTATCACAGTAATCTTGAGGGttggactcatttaaagtaatagCCTGGTTATAGCCAGGTtactgtcaaacacagcacatctaggtTATAGTCTGTAATCATATCATTTACaaagagtgatttttttttttttttttttttttaagggatCTAATATTAAGCACACCAGGCTATAtaagtatcttcagtgtgtttctgtcATGGTAAAATCACAGAGATGAACAGACAAGATCCAACTGCAGCATATTTATTGTAGGGTCATCCAAAATCGTCATCCAAAACACAGGTAAGGGTCAAAGTCCACAGTAACAGTCAATAAAACAGAAAGCCAGAAGTACAAGGTGCACGTAACACAAATTAACGAACCAgcaaccaaggacagaaacaactgagtataaatagacagacactaatgaggaaacacaaaacagctgggtgtaATGACATGgaataatgagtccgggaagtgagtaatgggtaatgaagtccaaggggtgaaaaaCAAGAGTCTGGGATGGattgccctctagtggctgatagggcactctcactagtgatcatgacagtttcattctgcagggttctggatcactcatgttctcactgtcctctttaataatttgcagatttcagctcttctTTGATACTTGTCTTCAGTTGTAGGCTGATGGGAATATTGCAACATTTCGTGCTGAATTACTGTGGCAGAAGCTGAtgtgctaaaataaaaaaatatatacgtGTCAGTATatgaatatacatatatatacatatatgtatatgaatttgtttttatacTAAATGTCACATCTAAGCAATTATGTCTGTATATTGTAAAGTAACTGATGTGAGTGCATAACTTCACTCTCCTGCTTCTTCTTTAAAATATAGGCAGATatctagaattaaaaatataaaatatataaacatcgTAATGAAATGCCTTCCAAATATAAACCCTGGTCAAAAAAGCAGTTGAAGCATAGAAAT includes the following:
- the LOC125274401 gene encoding zinc finger protein 271-like, coding for MRVHTGERPFTCDQCGMSFSTKGNLEVHMRVHTGAKPFTCDQCGKSFTNKRNLELHMKIHTGEKPFTCDQCGKSFIYKESLKIHIRVHTGERPFICTECDKRFLQASDLKKHLTVHRKEKPHSCSVCGKSFSRWSYLHAHQKIHTSVKEFMCFECGKSFIYETSLKQHQRIHTEEQPYKCSHCDKRFSQSSTLKTHERIHSGEKLHTCDQCGKSFSCKSHLKRHMKIHEVEKPRHYSLRSRNLMNLNLQLETLLKLQQNDQITVKTLCMDSSLKISKQSLEVHMRIHTGERPFTCDQCGKSFTYKCHLEIHMRVHTGEKPFTCDQCGKSFTKTSNLKTHMRIHTGEKPFTCDQCGKSFSQLSDLKEHMRIHTGQKSFMCDHCGKTFIRATNLKAHLTVHMKEKPHSCSVCGKSFPLLGNLHKHQKIHTVHQRIHTGEKPYKCSHCDKRFSQSSNLKTHKKIHSREKPHTCDQCGKSFSCKSQLKLHMKIHTVEKPHPI